The segment gattatttgaatttagaaaagatCCAGAGGTTAATGATTTTGTATTAGTAAAACTGttaatcaaagataaaaaaaatttaaaaattttgtggccaaaattttgaatcaaaggaGGCCCCAAGAATGGGAGGTAAGTTTCCTCAAGAAAAGTTCTAAAATgacaaatgtatatattttttacaataatactgAAATAGCAaggattgatttaaaaatgtttctgccACTGCGTTTGAACATTGGGGAAAACATCTTTGCAATTTGAAGTCTACGTCAGTTTGTTGTATCTTGattaaatgttcttaaattcgaaaaagaaagtataatttttagttaaattctattatttaaattttacttcaataaaagttgctagttaaaacatttttaaaaattttctttttagataaatacCTAcagtataattaagaaaaatgcacATTGACACAGATGGAGTTAGCTCATTCATCTTGACATTGCTCgctttttttaaccaaattgttattaattccattttataacCTTAAGGATTTAAGAATGTGTTGGAATACAAATCAGCTATTTAATCCTTaccaaaaagatattaaaaaaaatcgcaatcaAAATTGGTTTCAACCAGCTCCAGTCTCCCCTATAACATAAAATGTTAACGAAGTATGTATGTAAAACAATTATGAAGTTTCATATGGAAAAGAGTGTTTGTCTTTATCTAATCCATATAGTTATCTGACTAATCAAAAAAATACTAATCCAATTATTGAATGAATGATTGTATAATTAATCTGCTTAATAGATACAGGAAAAGCTAGTGTTAAaggcatatcaaatttgatatgcctTTCTAAGCAATTTGATAGTTGGGTTTCTTAAATTTGCTACTCTCTGTTGATCTTCACCCAGCCAGTAATAAATTTTTGGAGTTTCAAGTtcggcaaatttttaaaaaaaatttgtgtgatGACTTAATCTTGATTTAGCAATGTTGCCATAtgtatcaatatttatatatcattgtaGTTAagcttaatttatatatttttactatttattcagaaaattctgatttaattaaaattactattcaacTTTCAATATATACTAATGAGCAATGGTATAAACTAAAAGCTAACTATAGAatacattcacattttttttttatcattaagcTTATTGTGATATGCAGAATTAATTTTCAGTGAGAAAGGTGACTTTTAATAAGAATAGCTCCATTTAATTGCTATATggctaaaatgtttgtaaaaaaagttgattttaattgattaaaacagTGCCAAGTCTTTGTTATTTAGACatgtttaaacaataaaattgaaattagaagttaactaatacatattaataaataatgaagaattaaagGGTAAATGCTTAGTTATCAATTTTCTGTGGTGTGggcatatatattaaattttctagtactatttacttttaagtataaaaattctgctttattcaaatataagaattcctcttttttatgatatcaaattCATTAGGTAACATTACATGCTGGCAAGTCATGCTTGCtccattttcttaatattgatcattgattaaattaaataatatattatctcaGATCTTAAAGTAATATGTtaagatttatatgaaattgttttagATTATATCATTGCGAGATGACTTgccattatattatatttgaagatatagtaataaacttattttatatttgaggATATAGATAACAAGGATTaactataagaaaaatgaaatttccttaaTATTATCAAATCCAGAGcctgaaaatttaattgattttatactaAACTATCTCCTACTGATTTTTCTTGCATTGTACTCATTTTAATTCTCATAGTatacttttatgtttatattgTTATGGGAAATTCCTTGTAAAACTCCAAAAGTTCATAAACTCAACTCATTTGGGGTAGTGGCTGTACTGTAAAATAATCAAACAGGCCCAATCACAAATTTTTTCCCCCAATATGAAGTTATGATCATACAGAAATAATCCAAAAACAATCCGAGTGTACTCGAGAATTGCATTGATACTAAACAGCAGCTCCCAAATAGCAAATTGGTAGTGAACAACAGTAACATAACAACGCACTCATAAAGAACTCTTATCCTTCATGTGATTATTCATGTCCCTTATGTCTGCTATTCTCTACTATCTATTTCCTTTAGCTAAACTTGACTGTTGATTCACTGCTATCTTGACTATATGAATGGCTGCTCTGCACTTTACTCATTACTGCCTCAATATTTGATTCTAAAACTGGACTCGCAACTGACTGACTGCTTAAGTTCAACTCAACTGTCCAGCTACAGTTCTTTAAAAagggaaatacaaaaatattattactttcctAATTGTTCTAAGGAATTCCTCtccttatatttttaagaacagaaaGTAGATGcccttaaagaaaattatttttattgatttaaaagtatCTCATAATTTCAGCATTgatgtttgaaatttaaacaagagattttgatattttaattgtattatcagaatgacaatttaaattgtaaaggactaaaaataaaatgtattatatttatttactttatatttctaagattatttttgatttgcaGATTTTTAAAGTGCTTAAATTTTTGAAGCTGTTCATAGATGAAAATCCACTCTCAGTCTGCAGTGAGGAAGTATCCTTAATTAAGCGTCGACTTGAGGATTCtgatcaaataaaattgaaacagaaGACATCATCCCTTTCTTTGCATCTAACGGAAGgtttatattttgcaaaagtgAAAATTACTGTTCCTGATTTATATCCTGAGGAGCAAGTTCAGTTAGTATTTTGTCTCACTTTTAGCAttagatgatttaaaaatcaataaacactCTTTCCACATTGATTACCTAACTTTTATTCTTGTTGAAATCATCACTTTATTATTAGGAGTTTTGTTGCTTTGGTTTTCTGAATTCTTTgatagagaataaatattttataaatatcagaaaCTTTTAATCTGATAGTAACATTCTAtagtaaaatctgaaaatattgattgtatcattttttaacttattgttctatttttgctaaaagcaaaaattaactgtttattattattttttgttttaataatattttaaaaggtattcatctatgaaataagtaatttttttttttttttttttttttttttttacaaaatatgcaatttaaaaatttataagttatttctttattattctaagcaaattttatttcataacatgaAGTTACCAATTTTGCCACATGGCTTCATgctaaagtatgaaatatttttgcttatagaatgaagaaaattgaagAGAAAAGTATTGTTTTCTCAAATTAGGGAGAGGGATTACATAATGTAGAAAGAAGTGAAGTTCAGCTTTAGTTAATTTTTCCATGCACTTTTGTATGTGTGTGGagctagtaatatttttttctcttctctcattttttgttaattgggcctttaaatcattttctatatATCAGGAAACAAAacagcaacacacacacacacacacacacacacaaaggataTTCCTAGTCATTTGATAACTTCTTTTCTTActgtttcttatattttatttaattattttgacagGATTGATCTGATTGATTGCAATTTCCCTAAGAACTTTCAAAGATGGTTTTCTGGGCAGTCTGCAGAATTAGCTCGGCAATGTGTGGAAAAACCTTTAAAGCCTAAGCCAAAGTATGTACACTTGATATGATTACAgcttatttatcattattattttcctcTTATGTTTCTAATTGCCTTCAATGACCAACTGGTTTGTCCAGAATAttcgttaaatttaatttcagctaaattattcaaatataacttaATATCCATGATTCTGTTTTATTGTCAGGCAATaaagctatattattttaattattttgcatatgttCCGTTTATTGTGTGCATGATCCTGTCTAATAGAGACAGGTCTTATGGTATCATGACactgttaaaattttaagtgtatgattcattcattgtttaaatttcacaGTTTAACAACTTCTGGTTCCCCTAccccaattttaaaaaaaatgcacaactaTTAATTTGGTATCCTTgaaaagacaaattttgaaacatcgtgaaattgatttttgtgcaataaaattttttaaaagttatatctgggaaatgccaaaattcagcctaccttttaagtaattaattttttttttttttttaaattccattctgAGGTGCATATTTTTATGCTGTAAGGTATATACTTGCTGCATTTATTAACTATGTGTTATGGTCTGGTCTGTTGAGCTCAATACATAttcacattaattattattattaataaacatattattgatTTCAGTAGCAGCTTGgcatattatagaaatgtatctaaaatttcttatattccagaaaaattatttgcatttcaaagcagttcattaataaaatcaattaattaagggaataaatatgtattttcaagaACAAAATTTGCACAGAGAAGCAACTGTCGTCCACTTGATgccgaataaatttttttttagtagcattatcttgtttttcaaaaaaaaattttgtatttcttccctcccccccccccctctaattTTACTTTGTGAAGAATTACAGGTACAAACTCATTTGcttgatttaattcattaaaatttttatcagcaAATATTAGATTTGCATAActaaaaaaagattcattaatatcCTAATGTTTTTGGAAATGTATGCaaacataagaaattatttcGAAGATGGTTGTTGCTCAGTCAGTCACTagacaaataaattaaacaaatattaatgctgCTCatctaattcagaaatttttaacataCAATACCTGGTTTCATGATACTAAATATCAGTCACTagacaaataaattaaacaaatattaatgctgCTCatctaattcagaaatttttaacataCAATACCTGGTTTCATGGTACTAAATATCAGTCACTagacaaataaattaaacaaatattaatgctgCTCatctaattcagaaatttttaacataCAATACCTGGTTTCATGATACTAAATATCAGTCACTagacaaataaattaaacaaatattaatgctgCTCatctaattcagaaatttttaacataCAATACCTGGTTTCATGATACTAAATATCAGTCACTagacaaataaattaaacaaatattaatgctgCTCatctaattcagaaatttttaacatccaataataaatattaaaatgcctaCCTTGCGAGCTGTGATTGACTAGCATTGTGAATGTTGTGAAGCTAAATTATACAGCTaggtagaatttattgtttcttgctagcattaattttatctttttgatcatattttaattatgagtGTTGCATTCGTATGATTTTTTGTATGTTCACCATAAATTGCATGATTTCTGTTACATATCAGTAGAGCTCgcaattgttattattaattttaagaaacattaaaataaatttatatatatttttaagtttttttttttttttttagagatccAGTTTTTGAACCCAAACCTTCCCTTTGGCCAGCAGTTCAATTTATTATTGACGAAGTAAAAAGATACCCAAAGGAAATCTGCCAgttatgcaaagaaaaatgttttccatTGGATCCAGCAGTAAGTTTTCATGTCTATTAGAAGAAATATAGATTTACATTTTTGGTTTTGTAGTAATATTCTCTTTACATGTTTTATACTGAAATGAAAGCTTTTGCATATTGTAACAGTCCAAGAATTTTGAAAgtacttttaataactttttttcataatgaaattaatatttctggtGATAAAAATccagattaattttaatattttttaattgtctttataaagttgaaaaaaatagcaGCTTTAATGTGTATGCATGTGTGCACATACTACAAATAAGCATTATATAGCAAGCGGCCTTCTGTTCTAAGATTGATAATAATTGGCATTcatacatgttttgaaaattgaatcaTTAACAGAAAATAACTTTCATTAGACTAAAAGTAAATACagtgaagaattaaaaaagtttgtaaaaaattattaataacaaaaaaaattggttttatttttctctctctaaTAATGTCAACACGTTTGTTTTTAGCAAAACATCACAGAAGAAGGTGATGAAAAACACATAGAAAAAGTTTACTGTGGGCATATTTTTCACAATGCATGTTTGGATATATACATGAAAACACCACCATTTCATGgtaaatttactttattacttttggatagtatatgaaaaagtttttcatcatacaaatttcttatgtttataatttttaacactaattataaaaaaataaccatgtttaatatttttttctttttgtaaaaaattttttttaaggatgcACATTTcttactttgtttttattttgttttctgatttatctcattaatataaattttatgaaaaattctttatttgttcaAATCATTaagtacattaaatttttttactaaaacttttattataaaaacttgcTAATGATATTATGCCTGGTTTCATgatactaaatattattaaagtattaaaaatgatacTTAATACATTTGGCcttaaaataatactataataatgcttttcacaaaattgtaattaatttatctttttgcatattagctgcttttctttattttcacttttatttttttctcatcaataTAAATAGTTCAAAAAAGCTTTTTTCCCCTCTAATCAACTCAATCAAGATAGCTGTGCGTACTGATAGTTCAAAATGGGTGGGGGGGGGGactaaataaacatataatattgaaatagttcttgaattatagttttttagaaggtaaaaatatttctacatcactaactaatatttttttattatagttccAAATTTTCATTGTACTTTTATAgtgtgttctttaaaatattttttatttagaatgatGAGCCAATTAGaatagaaagtttttttctttctctttagtATACAGATAACTATTATTGGTAAATTTGTAAATGGCAAAGTTTcctcaattttattatataataaattccttttgCTATCAGTTGATTTACAGTAAATATtggttgtattttatttcatttaaaaatcttatgcTAAAGTTAATGATTATGATtcctttaacaaaatattattaaacatcaaattgtgaaCAAAAATTAAAGCCTTGTTGTTTTAATAGCCTGGCAGCTATTTTCTCCATTGCATAAATGAACCATCCCGATGTTATAGtgttaattaaaacataattgtcCTAATCATCTTCTAACTTTTGCAGATCTGTACCcactttttttattcctaatgTAAAGTACATAGGCTACAAAACAGAATTTTACTTCCCTAGctttcaacaaagaaaaaaaaaaaaaactcatatggtcaaatatacaaatatctgcatgaaaaatattatttttctcttattaaaataacatttttttattagtgtaaaaattagttttgtgaaaTAACATTTTCTGTAAGTTGCTGCAGTAAAATGCTGAAATCATACttagcttttaattaatcaaaaatgtttacaaattatcCTGAGACTCACATTTCCACTCTCCAcaatatctgtgccaaatttgatagctgtatgtcaaattaTCTGATCTGTAGAGAACCAATTCACATAGTGCtcctttttcattaattatagaGACGAAGTAGTTTGAAAGTAGGATTAAAGGTGAGggaagaatagattttttttttttttttttaaatccttatgtaataatttaagaattgatttcaaatttatatgattaattaaaactttatccTGTGTATCTTTAGGAGGAAAAAAATGTCCCAGCTGTGGTAAAAGAATTTACCATGAAAAGTGGAAAATAACACCAAAATTGGCAGAAGATAGATGGGCTCATCAAGAGGCTAAAAAGCGTGAACTTGGCGAAGTGGTCGAGTTTTTTGAGTGAATTTCAGCCTGTCTTATCTGACATTTAATgctctctaaaataaaaaattttttctgttgtttaaCATGACATTTAATGCTCTCTGTGATagcatattttgatgttttcacatttaaatgttgtataaatactgtaataaagaGCTCTacagttctaaaaaaaattttattgtatgattttaaaagaatactattgatctcttttaattttaagagttaCATAATCACCAGAGTAGTTGCTGCATGCATAATGTTGTgatcaatattttacattaaaaaaaatcattacagctAAATATTTGATGTTGGTGATTGGGGTTTAATCTTGTGATATATAGAGGTAAGAGCTGTTGTGTGAACTTGAAGATAGTgctaaaaaaaggaaatcaaatgGGGGGGGAGTCTTCATAGAAGGGGAGGGGAAAAAATGAACATTCAAATTGTGTTTCAAgcataaataaatgctttttacaGAAAGAAGAATTTGCtcaattatattttcttgatttcaaatGGGGCATAAAGGATTTTTGTGTAATTCAAATCTTTGCTAGGCGGTTGGAGTGATTATTATTCCTGTTAAAATGCAAGTAATTGTGATATCATCACTTCTGTTTTCTCCCCATGGCACAAAATTTAAGATGGAAGGAAGATCTTTCCAGATTTCTTgatatttgttttcaaagtttTCAGTTGGTCTTtggatagaaatattatttaatatgaaaaaatatcctTTGTCATGACACACTCAAAGTATAGATTCAATTCCATGACAAATTTACTGAGAGAATCTGCCTTTTCGTTCCAAGTTATGTTTGAGCATTCTAGAGTCGAaatcagagcaattttttttttttttgacgaaatttCGCTCTTAAAATTTTATGGGTTTTACAATGAATGATTGTATAAGATTATGATTGATAAATCCTTAAGggttttctaaaattgaaaaattctctcTCAGGATCAGAAAATTGCTATCAGTCATATGACAAATGTGTCTGCTCTGAAAATTAGATTGATTAGGTGTATCCAAAAAAGGGTAATGATTGTAGATTTGATGTACCAAGTTAAGAAGGTAAAGACTAGAGATTTTGATGCATCCTTTCAAATGGACAAAATTGTAATgatgataaaacaaataaaattctttgctaatggtttctttgaaaagaattttaatcataaattttagttgaactttattttaaagaaggtACCAAGGTGCATCCCCCATAATGaacattttgcatatttcattatGGGGGATGTATTCAGAAAGTGATGTTCAAATCGGCAAAAGTTTCTTAATTAGTCGGATGTAGAGAttgccaaaataaaaatgaatgaacacCATTTGGCACTTGtttggtaaaaaattgattggctaatctctttatttttccagaaaggattttaatttaaacaatgtttGATAGTTGGGATGgtattgcaaattttgaaatgcatgtgGGAGAATTTGTTAGTGATTGAGTAGCAATAGATGAAAAGATTGTAGATTCTATTATTAATGGGGCTTATCAGGTTATTTTCTCTAGGACTATATGATTTATAGGATATTGTTTTCAAGGCTTTGATTTTCTGAAGTGCTTTTGCTCAAAAATTTCTGATAATGTCACAATTCTGCTTTgttctagaaaataatattttcaagaatattattgaaTCCTTCCAAAGAAGGTGCAAATTTGTGTACGAGAtatagaagaaattttcttttttttcaaattagctATAGCACAGTTCTCAGGAGAGATAGCCAGTTTCCAATTTGTGTACTGTTTGTAAACATTCTCTGTtgtattctgtaattttttcaatgatattgttTGTGAAAATGGTGGATCTATATGAATTAATCTTTCATAAAGTCTCACAGAAATCAACTTTAAAAAGGCTATAGAACATTTTTTGGGATGGTCCTTTCTGAATGATTTCTTTGTTGAAAAGATTGCTTCGCCAACAATCTTTTAAGTTTTTTCTTGTAAAAACCATTGTATTAATTTGGAAAGATACTCCATGATGCtcaattgaaaaaatttcgaGACTGGGCCAATAATGTACACTGAATCATATGCACGTTTGTTATCTAAATTGTTTccaataaaaagagttttttattGTTGACAATGATGAGCTTTTATTATAGTGatgtgtattttataaattactagcTAGTCATTTTGGATGTGTAAAAGAACTATATATGTGAGAGCtgatttttttgttgataattagATGCTGTATTATGTTATTTACCAAAAGCCTTTCAAAACTTTCTGACCAGACAGAAATGAGGACGATAGAATCTATATGAATTATTCTTGGacaaatctttgt is part of the Argiope bruennichi chromosome 10, qqArgBrue1.1, whole genome shotgun sequence genome and harbors:
- the LOC129989485 gene encoding uncharacterized protein LOC129989485 isoform X1, with the translated sequence MSIIHDELQDVKNYCESRIPGSKIIACVPSMVRVDLRRTKYKQLTVCLQFPELYPQYPLLVELKSKTLCEKFLNGLTKVCEEECKKVLGKPQIFKVLKFLKLFIDENPLSVCSEEVSLIKRRLEDSDQIKLKQKTSSLSLHLTEGLYFAKVKITVPDLYPEEQVQIDLIDCNFPKNFQRWFSGQSAELARQCVEKPLKPKPKDPVFEPKPSLWPAVQFIIDEVKRYPKEICQLCKEKCFPLDPAQNITEEGDEKHIEKVYCGHIFHNACLDIYMKTPPFHGGKKCPSCGKRIYHEKWKITPKLAEDRWAHQEAKKRELGEVVEFFE
- the LOC129989485 gene encoding uncharacterized protein LOC129989485 isoform X2, which encodes MSIIHDELQDVKNYCESRIPGSKIIACVPSMVRVDLRRTKYKQLTVCLQFPELYPQYPLLVELKSKTLCEKFLNGLTKVCEEECKKVLGKPQLFIDENPLSVCSEEVSLIKRRLEDSDQIKLKQKTSSLSLHLTEGLYFAKVKITVPDLYPEEQVQIDLIDCNFPKNFQRWFSGQSAELARQCVEKPLKPKPKDPVFEPKPSLWPAVQFIIDEVKRYPKEICQLCKEKCFPLDPAQNITEEGDEKHIEKVYCGHIFHNACLDIYMKTPPFHGGKKCPSCGKRIYHEKWKITPKLAEDRWAHQEAKKRELGEVVEFFE